From one Anabas testudineus chromosome 21, fAnaTes1.2, whole genome shotgun sequence genomic stretch:
- the LOC113173372 gene encoding trace amine-associated receptor 13c-like, protein MIYTLLIISQLLTVFVSRQLHTPTSLLLLSLGVSDFFIGFLMIFQIMLIDGCWYLGDLMCALYYVMACIITSTSIGNMVLISVDRFVAICFPLHYSTKVTPSRVQVCVCMLWLCSAVIGILGIDLEHPGRYSSCSGECVFVIDYINGRIDLFVSFICPVTVIIVLYMRVFVVAVSQARAMRSHIVAVTHSISITAKKSEIKAARTLGVVVVAFLICLCPYFSVTLTGQDTLVNTSSSAFAICLFSFNSCLNPVIYAFFYPWFRKSIKLIVTLKILQPDSCDTKIT, encoded by the coding sequence ATGATATATACACTATTAATAATATCACAATTGTTGACggtctttgtctccaggcagctTCACACTCCcaccagcctcctcctcctctctctgggtGTCTCTGATTTCTTCATTGGGTTCCTCATGATCTTTCAAATTATGCTCATAGACGGTTGTTGGTACCTCGGTGACCTCATGTGTGCTCTGTATTATGTTATGGCCTGCATTATTACCTCCACCTCTATAGGAAACATGGTGCTCATATCTGTTGATCGATTTGTGGCTATTTGTTTTCCCCTGCATTACTCCACCAAGGTCACTCCTTCACGAGTTcaagtctgtgtttgtatgttgtggTTATGTTCTGCTGTCATTGGGATTCTGGGTATTGACCTGGAACACCCAGGCAGGTATAGCTCCTGCtctggagagtgtgtgtttgtcattgaTTACATTAATGGACGTATTGATCTATTTGTGTCATTTATCTGTCCCGTCACTGTCAtcatagttctgtatatgagagtatttgtggtggctgtgtctcaggctcgagccatgcGCTCCCACATAGTTGCAGTCACACATTCAATCAGTATAACAGCTAAGAAATCTGAAATTAAGGCAGCCAGGACACTtggtgtagttgttgttgcaTTTCTAATATGTCTTTGTCCCTACTTTAGTGTTACACTGACAGGCCAGGACACTTTGGTGAATACTTCATCTTCTGCCTTTGCAAtatgtttgttctcttttaaCTCCTGTTTAAATcctgtgatctacgcctttttctacccctggttcagaaaatctaTTAAACTTATTGTTACACTTAAGATACTGCAGCCAGACTCCTGTGACACCAAGATAACGTAG
- the LOC113172671 gene encoding trace amine-associated receptor 13c-like, with protein MINLSLVFVSRQVHTPTNILLLSLGVSDFFIGFLMIFQIMLIDGCWYLGDLMCALYYVIGCIATSASTGNMVLISIDRYAAICDPLHYPSKVTQTRVQVCVFVCWICSAVHNIFLLRDNLEHPGRFNSCSGECVFVINYFAGRVDLFLSFIFPVTVIIVLYMKVFVVAVTQARAMRSHTVTVKVQTSVSITAKKSEIKAAGTLGVVIVAFLICICPYYCVSLTGQDTLLNTSSSAFAICLITFNSCLNPVIYAFFYPWFRKSIKLIVTLRILQPDSCEANIV; from the coding sequence atgataaatctatcgttggtctttgtctccaggcaggTCCACACGCCCACCAacatccttctcctctctctgggtGTCTCTGATTTCTTCATTGGGTTCCTTATGATCTTCCAAATTATGCTCATCGATGGTTGTTGGTACCTCGGTGACCTCATGTGTGCTCTGTATTATGTTATCGGCTGCATTGCTACCTCTGCCTCAACAGGAAACATGGTTCTCATATCCATCGACCGTTATGCTGCTATTTGTGACCCTCTACATTATCCCTCCAAAGTCACTCAAACACGAGTtcaagtctgtgtttttgtgtgttggaTATGTTCAGCTGTACATAACATTTTTCTGCTGAGGGATAATCTGGAACACCCAGGAAGGTTTAACTCCTGCtctggagagtgtgtgtttgttataaATTACTTTGCTGGACGTGTTGATCTGTTCTTGTCCTTCATCTTTCCCGTCACTGTCAtcatagttctgtatatgaaagtgtttgttgtggctgtgactcaggctcgagccatgaggtctcacacTGTAACAGTAAAAGTTCAGACTTCAGTGAGTATAACAGCTAAGAAATCTGAAATTAAAGCAGCCGGAACTCTCGGTGTTGTTATTGTGGCATTTCTCATATGCATTTGTCCATATTACTGTGTTTCCCTCACAGGCCAGGACACTTTGCTGAACACTTCATCTTCTGCCTTTGCAATATGTTTGATAACTTTTAACTCCTGTTTAAATCCTGTGATTTACGCctttttttacccctggttcagaaaatctaTTAAACTAATTGTTACACTCAGGATACTGCAGCCAGACTCCTGTGAGGCCAACATAGTGTAG